A single Cucumis melo cultivar AY chromosome 4, USDA_Cmelo_AY_1.0, whole genome shotgun sequence DNA region contains:
- the LOC103503722 gene encoding GTP-binding protein At2g22870 produces MVLSHLSRINTFLFTSPIHRNFSVFAKTNKPIITATAAPILTSTSLPVPKSTLTAAEPIPITEFSEYQEETQLPISPEKLFVPPETDISGGGGARILKGSNIVLGRYARDAQVSQADFVKSSVRTEDCPSDGLPEFALVGRSNVGKSSLLNSLVRRKKLALTSKKPGKTQCINHFRINDSWYLVDLPGYGYAAAPQELRTDWNKFTRDYFLNRSTLVSVFLLIDASIPAKPIDLEYASWLGQNQIPMTIIFTKCDKRKKKKNGGKRPEENVSDFQELISGFFQTTPPWIMTSSVTHQGRDEILLHMAQLRNYWLKH; encoded by the exons ATGGTTCTCTCTCACCTCTCTAGAATCAACACCTTTCTCTTTACTTCACCAATTCATCGAAATTTCAGCGTATTTGCAAAAACCAATAAACCCATTATCACGGCAACTGCAGCCCCCATTCTCACATCGACCTCATTACCCGTCCCCAAATCCACTCTCACAGCCGCCGAACCAATTCCCATCACCGAATTTTCAGAGTATCAGGAAGAAACTCAGCTACCCATTTCCCCTGAAAAGTTATTTGTGCCGCCGGAAACTGATATCTCCGGCGGCGGAGGGGCAAGAATCTTGAAGGGATCGAACATCGTGTTGGGTCGGTACGCAAGAGATGCGCAAGTTTCTCAGGCGGATTTTGTAAAGAGTAGTGTGAGAACTGAGGACTGCCCTTCTGATGGGCTTCCTGAATTTGCCCTTGTTGGGCGCTCGAATGTGGGGAAATCGTCTCTATTGAACTCACTCGTTCGACGGAAGAAGCTCGCTCTCACTTCCAAGAAACCAG GAAAGACACAGTGCATAAACCACTTTCGAATTAATGATAGTTGGTACTTGGTCGATTTGCCTGGATATGG GTATGCAGCTGCACCACAGGAACTCCGAACAGATTGGAACAAATTTACCAGAGACTATTTTCTGAATCGGTCCACATTGGTTTCAGTTTTCCTTCTCATAGATGCAAGCATTCCTGCCAAACCAATTGATCTTGAGTATGCTAGTTGGTTGGGTCAGAATCAG ATTCCAATGACGATAATATTCACGAAATGCGACaaacggaagaagaaaaaaaacggGGGAAAAAGACCAGAAGAAAATGTGAGCGACTTTCAGGAACTTATAAGTGGTTTTTTCCAAACGACACCGCCGTGGATTATGACTAGCAGTGTCACCCATCAAGGCCGAGACGAAATTCTTCTACATATGGCTCAGCTGAGGAACTACTGGCTCAAGCACTGA
- the LOC127148815 gene encoding S-protein homolog 1-like, producing the protein MEVLKYIAIVGVILTLSGQCNGQPGAEVPLSSWNINVLNEMSKDSLFLHCKSKDDDLGARNLGIKQQFSWSFKENVWQTTLYWCYMHNANSHASFNVFWPEKSGWLAFRCQPRNCIWSARDDGIYLKTNPHNTFERIHTWEPGM; encoded by the coding sequence ATGGAAGTTCTCAAATATATAGCAATCGTTGGTGTAATTTTAACATTGAGTGGCCAATGCAATGGACAGCCTGGGGCAGAGGTTCCATTAAGTTCATGGAATATTAATGTTTTGAACGAGATGAGCAAAGACTCATTGTTTCTTCATTGTAAGTCTAAAGATGATGATTTAGGTGCACGAAATTTAGGTATAAAACAACAATTTTCATGGAGTTTCAAGGAGAATGTATGGCAAACGACGTTGTATTGGTGTTATATGCACAACGCCAATAGTCATGCTTCATTTAATGTATTTTGGCCTGAGAAATCTGGTTGGCTTGCTTTTAGATGTCAACCCAGAAACTGCATTTGGTCTGCTCGAGATGATGGAATTTACTTGAAGACCAACCCTCATAATACTTTTGAGCGCATACATACTTGGGAACCCGGGATGTGA
- the LOC103503723 gene encoding uncharacterized protein LOC103503723, with product MGDSMDSTEADNLQEKLASMLDQLYLESGILQKMIYKNKNQHRRSFYFRYLLQVRRDLRLLHAVKLEELLSSCFQVIDGKKPKQKIHFLESLKRRKCEVGKYNFMERLLGAVRLLSQMVEPIFKAATEISILLARTFFPGFCFVILALLARIRVLVQQILLDVVLVFNTVSSISKKKQVAAINQEGIQVFREFYPTNDEFVLLECIWEVDKFILKEKIQEVATKNQEHIGPDVSLATSAIWYQKLQSFLGDDESEEGEAHQSNDKGLGLMKTTKNGLLASPSGRVNDISLEDNTNTETKDGLISPVKTSSKTFLPQEGSSLVNSSLPMPVAKKSNSKRLAFVSVELPKPITSGSVGIQFNESKVNSVEKENPFFSLLNGGKAKSSLF from the exons ATGGGGGATTCCATGGATTCTACTGAAGCTGATAACCTTCAGGAGAAGTTAGCATCCATGCTTGACCAGCTCTACTTAGAAAGTGGCATTCTACAAAAAATGATTTATAAGAACAAGAACCAGCACCGTCGGAGTTTCTATTTTCGATATCTTTTGCAg GTGAGGAGAGATTTAAGACTTCTACATGCTGTCAAGTTGGAGGAGTTGTTAAGTTCCTGCTTTCAAGTTATTGACGGAAAGAAACCTAAGCAAAAGATTCATTTTTTAGAAAG tTTAAAACGGAGGAAATGTGAAGTTGGGAAATATAATTTCATGGAACGGCTTCTGGGGGCTGTTCGCCTTCTGTCACAG ATGGTGGAGCCAATTTTTAAGGCAGCAAC TGAGATATCTATCTTGCTTGCTCGAACATTTTTTCCAGGGTTTTGCTTTGTAATTTTGGCATTACTTGCACGTATTCGGGTGTTAGTTCAACAA ATACTGCTTGATGTTGTTTTAGTATTCAACACGGTTTCATCTATCTCCAAAAAGAAGCAAGTAGCTGCAATAAACCAGGAAGGAATTCAG GTCTTTAGGGAGTTTTACCCAACGAATGATGAATTTGTCCTCTTAGAGTGTATTTGGGAAGTAgacaaatttattttgaaagagAAAATACAAGAAGTTGCAACTAAGAATCAAGAACATATTGGACCTGATGTTTCTTTAGCCACTTCAGCTATATGGTATCAGAAACTTCAATCTTTTCTTGGAG ATGATGAATCGGAGGAGGGAGAGGCACATCAAAGTAATGATAAAGGTCTTGGTCTAATGAAAACGACTAAGAATGGTTTGCTAGCAAGCCCATCAGGAAGAGTTAATGATATATCTTTGGAAGATAATACTAATACAGAAACAAAAGACGGTTTGATTAGTCCAGTAAAGACCTCGAGCAAGACCTTCTTGCCCCAAGAAGGTAGTTCTCTCGTAAATTCAAGCCTCCCCATGCCCGTTGCAAAGAAATCGAACTCGAAGAGGCTAGCATTTGTTTCTGTAGAACTTCCTAAACCGATAACATCTGGTTCAGTTGGAATCCAATTCAATGAAAGTAAAGTTAATAGCGTGGAAAAGGAGAATCCATTTTTCTCTTTGCTCAATGGCGGAAAAGCCAAAAGCAGTTTATTTTAA